The Methanomassiliicoccales archaeon DNA segment GGTGTTGGTCTTCTTGACCCCGGGTATGGTCAGCATGGACTTCACCACCCGGCTGAACTCCTCGCGGGAACGGCAGGCCACCCAGGCGATGGAGTCGCATTCCCCGGTAACGTCCAGGATGGCGACGACGTTCTTCAGCTCCTTGATACTCTTCTGAACGCCCATCAGGTCCCCTTCGACGTAGATGTGGACGATGGCCATGAACTCGTAGCCCAGCTTCATATAGTCCACGTTGGCCCGGTAACCCCTGACCACGTCCTGCTTCTCCAGGTTGCGGACGCGCTGAATGAAGGTGGTAGGATGGATACCCAAGCGCTTCGCTATAGCTCTGGAAGAACCCTGGCTAGACTTGCAAAGTTCCTCGATGATCCTTTTATCCAATTCATCTAGCATGATGTGCCCCCTGAGATACTAATGGAATATATTTTATTAGATATATGTCTTTTAAGATTGATATAGTATTGTCCAAATGTCTAAAGAAATCCTTCAAATAATGATGTGGCTCGTTTGACAGGAAAAGTTCAGTTGAGAACAGTACCGTAATACGGTCACGAAAAATAAGGGGATGGAAAAGATTTGCTGGAGAGGGCCGTTCCCCTCACGCATCATAGTACAGGAAGTACTCGTACGGGTGCGGGCGGAGGCGAATGGCATCGTTCTCCTTATGACGCTTATAGTCGATCCATGTTTCCAGCAGGTCCTTGGTAAACACTCCGCCCTGAAGGAGGTAGTCTTGGTCGCTCTCCAGGTTCTCCAACACCTTCTCCAGGCTGCCTGGGACGGTCTTGATGTTCTTCAGCTCCTCCTTCGACAGCTCGAAAAGGTCCATGTCGTGGGGTTCGCCCGGATGGATCTTCTTCTTTACGCCGTCCAGGCCAGCCATCAGCATGGCGGCGAAGGCCAGGTACGGGTTGCTGGTGGCGTCCGGGGGCCTGAACTCTATCCTCTTGCTCTTGGGGCTCTTGGAATACACCGGTATCCTGATGGCCGCGCTGCGGTTCCTCTTGGAGTACACCAGGTTCACTGGCGCCTCGAACCCTGGGACCAGCCGACGGTATGAGTTCGTCGACGGGTTGGTGATCGCCAGAAGCGAGGGGGCATGATATAGCAATCCGCCGATATAGTACAAGGCGGTCTCGCTGAGCAGGGCGTACCCGTCCTTATCGAAGAAGATATTGTCACCGTTCTTGGCCAGGCTCTGGTGGACATGCATCCCGGTCCCATTGTCGTTGAACAGGGGCTTGGGCATGAAGGTGAGCGTCTTGCCATGCTCCTTGGCGGTGTTCTTCAGGATGTACTTGTACATCATGGTGCTGTCGGCCATCTTGGTGATGGTCTGGAAGCGCATGCCTATCTCGCACTGCCCGGCGGTGGCCACTTCATGGTGATGTACCTCGCAGTCTATCCCCGCGTCCATCAGCTTCATGACGCACTCCGAGCGGAAGTCCTGCAGGGTATCGACCGGCGGTACAGGGAAATAGCCTTCCTTGTTCCTGGGCCGGTGGGCCAGGTTCGGCTTCCCGTTCGCACCTGAGTTCCATATGCCCTCTTCGGAATCGATGTAATAGTATCCTGAATGCTGGTTCTGATCGAAGCTCACCGAGTCGAACACGAAGAACTCCAGCTCAGGCCCGAAGTAAGCAGTGTCGGCGATGCCAGTGCTCTTCAGGTACTCCTCGGCCTTCTGCGCCACGTACCTCGGGTCCCTGGAATACCTCTTACCGTTCTCTGGGTCCGCGACATCGCAGATGATCGAGAGGGTCGGTATCTTGTTTACTGGGTCGATGATCGCGGTCGATGCATCAGGTATAAGGATCATATCGCTCTCGTTGATATGGGCAAACCCCCTGATGCTGGAGCCGTCGAAACCATGGCCTTCTTTGAACTGGCTCTCGCTCAGCTTGTTCGAAGGTATAGAGACGTGCTGCAGCGTCCCAGGCATGTCGACGAACTTGAAATCGACCATCTTTACCTTGTCCGACCCGCACATTTTGAGCACTTCGTCGATCCGTTCCTTTCCGTCCATCTTAGGCGCTTTGTCCTTTCCGGTTGCCATCACCATCTTGTTTTCCTCCACTCACGGCCTCATGTCGGAGGCGCACCTTTGTTGAACGAGGTAAGAGCAGCACTTGTCCGTCCTTTCACATCCCTTGAGGTCTTCAAGACGACATCTTATGTTCAACAAAAGGTGCTAATAGATAAATGTATAGTTAAAGCTTTTGTTGATAGTTACATGCGCATTAAATTATAATTTTACTATTCAATTGTATATAATTTCATTCATTTGAAAATAATATGGCATAAACGGCCCAGCGGTCCTATTCCCTACGGCAGGTGATTAACTTTTTAGATGGAGGCAACGATTCCGCATCATGACCCATAAGCTTTACCAGGACGATCCATACATGGCCGAGTTCGAGGCCCGCGTCGACCATACGGACGGAGAATGGGTCGCCCTGGACCGCACGGCCTTATATCCAGGAGGCGGGGGTCAGAACAAGGACCAAGGGACCATCGATGGGCTGGATGTCAGCGATTCCAGGG contains these protein-coding regions:
- a CDS encoding Lrp/AsnC family transcriptional regulator, with protein sequence MLDELDKRIIEELCKSSQGSSRAIAKRLGIHPTTFIQRVRNLEKQDVVRGYRANVDYMKLGYEFMAIVHIYVEGDLMGVQKSIKELKNVVAILDVTGECDSIAWVACRSREEFSRVVKSMLTIPGVKKTNTYVILNVIKDPFNFLPDFSHAEQE
- the glnA gene encoding type I glutamate--ammonia ligase, whose product is MDGKERIDEVLKMCGSDKVKMVDFKFVDMPGTLQHVSIPSNKLSESQFKEGHGFDGSSIRGFAHINESDMILIPDASTAIIDPVNKIPTLSIICDVADPENGKRYSRDPRYVAQKAEEYLKSTGIADTAYFGPELEFFVFDSVSFDQNQHSGYYYIDSEEGIWNSGANGKPNLAHRPRNKEGYFPVPPVDTLQDFRSECVMKLMDAGIDCEVHHHEVATAGQCEIGMRFQTITKMADSTMMYKYILKNTAKEHGKTLTFMPKPLFNDNGTGMHVHQSLAKNGDNIFFDKDGYALLSETALYYIGGLLYHAPSLLAITNPSTNSYRRLVPGFEAPVNLVYSKRNRSAAIRIPVYSKSPKSKRIEFRPPDATSNPYLAFAAMLMAGLDGVKKKIHPGEPHDMDLFELSKEELKNIKTVPGSLEKVLENLESDQDYLLQGGVFTKDLLETWIDYKRHKENDAIRLRPHPYEYFLYYDA